One segment of Clostridium ljungdahlii DSM 13528 DNA contains the following:
- a CDS encoding DUF421 domain-containing protein yields MKLDWIWQSILIFFVGTFILRIGGRKSISQMTISQTIVMIGLGSLLIQPVTGNGLFITFLVALVLAILMIITEYIEVKVDFLESLFSGKAVIVIQNGVPNIKNLRKLRLSIDRLETRLRQVGISSIEDVKYATIEVSGQLGYELKDNKKPLTKEDFMTLMVEISQMKKMIGSNIISQSNNNEQNNIFQEISSRKFEGNKKEP; encoded by the coding sequence ATGAAACTCGATTGGATTTGGCAGTCAATACTTATTTTTTTTGTAGGAACATTTATATTGAGAATAGGAGGAAGAAAATCTATATCACAAATGACAATATCTCAAACTATTGTAATGATAGGTTTAGGGTCGCTGCTAATTCAGCCTGTAACTGGAAATGGATTATTTATTACCTTTCTAGTGGCACTTGTGTTGGCGATATTAATGATAATTACAGAGTATATAGAGGTAAAAGTAGACTTTTTAGAAAGTTTATTTTCAGGTAAAGCTGTTATAGTTATTCAGAATGGGGTACCTAATATAAAAAATTTGAGGAAATTGAGGTTATCTATTGATAGGCTGGAAACCCGTTTGAGGCAAGTTGGAATATCCTCAATAGAGGATGTCAAATATGCAACCATTGAGGTAAGTGGTCAACTGGGATATGAGCTGAAGGATAACAAGAAGCCTTTAACAAAGGAAGATTTTATGACTTTAATGGTAGAAATATCACAAATGAAAAAAATGATAGGAAGCAATATAATATCTCAAAGTAACAATAATGAACAAAATAATATTTTTCAAGAGATTAGTAGTAGGAAGTTTGAAGGAAATAAAAAAGAACCATAA
- a CDS encoding iron ABC transporter substrate-binding protein yields the protein MHRKISSLLLVSVFIITFLFAGCSSKSAETSGSKSEKITVTDLVGRKVTLNAKANKVVAIGPGALRLYCYINGSKKLVGVEQMEKGKAVGKPYMMVNPEIKKLTAIGQGGPNNSPDAEKILSVKPDVIFSTYSSDKSSADELQSKTNIPVVVVSYGKQSTFDPDVYNSLQIIGKVTNNENRAQQVVDYMKNCKNDLYKRTRDVPENKMPSTYIGAVSMKGSHGIESTQGNYSLLKAVNGKNVVDETGKTGTVMIDKEKLLKWNPEKVFIDEGGLQVVQEDYKKNPDYYNNLSAVKNGEVYSQMPYNFYDTNIETAMADAYYLGKVLYPEKFKDVDPVKKADEIYKFILGKEVYSQMANNFGGFKKITLK from the coding sequence ATGCATAGGAAAATTTCAAGCTTATTGCTTGTAAGCGTATTTATAATAACATTTCTATTTGCAGGATGTTCTTCTAAATCAGCTGAAACTTCAGGTTCAAAATCTGAAAAGATAACTGTAACAGATTTAGTTGGGAGAAAGGTTACATTAAATGCAAAGGCAAATAAAGTTGTAGCCATTGGACCAGGGGCATTGAGACTTTACTGTTATATAAATGGTTCAAAAAAATTAGTAGGCGTGGAACAGATGGAAAAAGGTAAGGCTGTAGGAAAACCATATATGATGGTAAATCCTGAAATTAAAAAACTTACAGCTATAGGTCAAGGTGGACCTAATAATTCACCAGATGCTGAAAAAATACTTTCTGTTAAGCCAGATGTAATTTTTTCTACTTATTCCTCAGATAAATCCTCTGCTGATGAGTTACAATCTAAAACTAATATACCTGTTGTAGTTGTAAGTTATGGAAAACAATCTACTTTTGACCCTGATGTGTATAATTCTTTACAAATTATTGGCAAAGTTACTAACAATGAAAATAGAGCACAGCAAGTAGTTGACTATATGAAAAATTGTAAAAATGACTTATATAAAAGGACTAGAGATGTTCCTGAAAATAAAATGCCAAGTACATATATCGGAGCTGTAAGCATGAAAGGTTCTCATGGTATTGAAAGTACTCAGGGAAATTACTCACTGCTTAAGGCTGTAAACGGAAAAAATGTAGTGGACGAAACAGGAAAAACAGGCACAGTCATGATAGATAAAGAAAAACTTCTTAAATGGAATCCAGAAAAAGTTTTTATAGATGAGGGAGGGCTTCAGGTAGTACAGGAAGATTATAAAAAGAATCCTGATTATTATAATAATCTTTCTGCAGTAAAAAATGGTGAAGTGTACTCACAGATGCCTTACAATTTTTATGATACAAATATTGAAACCGCCATGGCAGATGCCTATTATTTAGGCAAAGTTCTATACCCTGAAAAATTTAAGGATGTGGATCCAGTAAAGAAAGCCGATGAAATTTATAAGTTTATTCTTGGAAAAGAAGTTTATTCACAAATGGCAAACAACTTTGGTGGATTTAAAAAAATAACTTTAAAATAA
- a CDS encoding MOSC domain-containing protein, with protein sequence MGKVVSLNISEKRGTEKIQVPSVNVIEKFGIEGDAHAGNWDRQISILPIEALEKVPSDKIEEVKKGGFTENITISGIPLNNLGVDSSIRIGEVVIKILYIGKDKYKECGRPYIVSREGRFGIVVKGGKINVGDPVEVI encoded by the coding sequence ATGGGAAAAGTAGTTTCTTTAAATATTAGTGAAAAAAGAGGAACTGAAAAAATTCAAGTTCCCTCAGTTAATGTTATTGAAAAATTTGGTATTGAAGGGGATGCACATGCAGGAAATTGGGATAGGCAGATAAGTATATTACCTATAGAGGCTTTAGAAAAGGTTCCTTCTGATAAAATTGAGGAAGTTAAAAAAGGTGGATTTACTGAAAATATTACTATATCAGGTATTCCTCTTAACAATCTTGGTGTTGATAGTTCAATTCGAATTGGAGAAGTTGTAATTAAAATACTTTATATAGGAAAAGATAAATACAAAGAATGTGGTAGGCCTTATATAGTTAGTAGAGAAGGTAGATTTGGCATAGTAGTTAAAGGTGGAAAAATAAATGTTGGTGATCCTGTAGAAGTTATTTAG